One window of Microbacterium sediminis genomic DNA carries:
- a CDS encoding DUF1905 domain-containing protein — MSTHTFTAPLWKWSARNEPGGWWFVSLPFEVADAVEGEAMPGAGFGSVPVEATVGSTTWRTSVFPSNEQKTYVLPIKKSVRTAEAIGEGDDVRVELRVAND, encoded by the coding sequence GTGTCGACCCACACGTTCACCGCGCCGCTGTGGAAGTGGAGCGCCCGCAACGAACCCGGCGGCTGGTGGTTCGTGAGCCTGCCGTTCGAGGTCGCCGACGCCGTCGAGGGCGAGGCGATGCCCGGCGCGGGCTTCGGAAGCGTGCCGGTGGAGGCCACCGTCGGCTCGACCACCTGGCGGACCAGCGTCTTCCCGAGCAACGAGCAGAAGACCTACGTGCTGCCGATTAAGAAGTCCGTCCGCACGGCCGAGGCGATCGGCGAGGGCGACGACGTGCGCGTGGAGCTGCGGGTGGCGAACGACTGA
- a CDS encoding GntR family transcriptional regulator: MTKGARRGNAYRYSGFRPAQDPFGHDEITNDRFRVIKGRYPRLLPGEPMVRTDEDMSISLLGGPIRMAPTRLPDEIAAQLTDDILEGRLRPGQALNLNELAAALSVSRTPLREAIGQLASLGLVDVEPSRWTRVADITPESTADAAELAAHVGAAIAHAAVPRLASGTSDSTAPARALGDMSSHAHDATRLLLHTDAFLGELAKVGGRRHFARLWEGSRLMIRFQLGGSMPSSRLRDAPAQIARIGNALSARDAEGVATGIRALFVTPPGADPAAD; encoded by the coding sequence ATGACGAAAGGCGCCCGGCGGGGTAACGCGTACCGGTATTCCGGATTCCGTCCCGCGCAAGACCCATTTGGTCACGATGAGATAACGAACGACCGCTTCCGCGTCATAAAGGGCAGGTATCCCCGTCTCCTTCCGGGGGAACCAATGGTGAGAACGGACGAAGACATGAGCATCTCGTTGCTTGGGGGCCCGATCCGGATGGCGCCGACGCGCCTGCCCGACGAGATCGCGGCACAGCTGACCGACGACATCCTCGAGGGACGCCTCCGGCCGGGTCAGGCGCTGAACCTCAATGAGCTCGCCGCTGCGCTCTCGGTCTCCCGCACCCCGCTGCGCGAGGCGATCGGCCAGCTGGCGTCGCTCGGCCTCGTCGATGTCGAGCCGAGCCGCTGGACGCGCGTCGCGGACATCACCCCGGAGTCCACCGCGGACGCCGCGGAGCTGGCCGCGCACGTGGGAGCCGCGATCGCGCATGCGGCGGTGCCGCGACTGGCCTCGGGAACCTCCGATTCAACCGCACCGGCACGCGCCCTCGGAGACATGTCGAGCCATGCCCACGATGCAACGCGGCTGCTGCTTCACACCGATGCATTCCTCGGCGAGCTCGCGAAGGTCGGCGGACGACGCCACTTCGCGCGGCTCTGGGAGGGCTCCCGGCTCATGATCCGCTTCCAACTCGGCGGCTCCATGCCCTCGTCACGCCTCCGCGACGCCCCGGCGCAGATCGCGCGCATCGGCAACGCACTGTCCGCACGCGACGCGGAGGGGGTCGCGACCGGCATTCGCGCGCTTTTCGTGACGCCCCCGGGGGCGGATCCGGCCGCGGACTGA
- a CDS encoding AAA family ATPase: MRIHRIEIEGFGPFRTRQTIDLDAYAADGIFLIGGRTGAGKSSILDAICFALYGSVPRYEDGDKRLRSDHAQPEDPTEVAVEFTTGGRTWRIERSPDYLRPKKRGGGSTKQPAEARMFERVGGQWIGRAARPVDVAQLVDEVIGLSQQQFLQVILLAQGRFARFLLAKNDERQALLRTLFGTKRFEDYTQELEERRKDAMARVEARSQTLDAQLAEAERTAGELIDPADAEPALEERIERLGRAALRARHLAESTDAAERTAAAALTAAEATHAERTAQRDAQQRRDAARLALAQLEARADEVDAVRAERDAAVRAEPVRGAKEAGERALAALAAATARRDEAREAWRAAGEADIAEGPEELDAFVAEAQQRIGAWRPLGEAEARLDAAAAALAELRSAAEAAAARAAELDERVGALPAERARVQDALDAATALAARAEALRASVGVLETQLAAARSIPERAEAQRQAYADLQQATRRKDEAEAHLADLQRRRFAGMAGELAAELVEGEACAVCGSTSHPAPAERGDDAVSADDIAAADAARRDAAAAYEAANAALAAADRAHADAQKDAGGRTADDLEAELTAARAELRTADDARATREALVQERAALEAEAAEHGARRDALIAERTQLDARIAAAAEALERDRAAVAEARGAAESVAARIRAEERHAALAAASAEAQREAARAEAAAAEAAERLQAAADEAGFAAVADALAALRGAGERDELDARVRAYDADLAATKATLMDLELEVLPDEPIDTAESAAAVAAAKAAWSVALAAHTEAAQRARSLEDAVERIAAAHAQIAGLAAEAAAIRRLADTVAGRAPNARRMKLETFVLAAELEEIVAAANVRLAEMSGDRYRLQHSDALAARGAASGLGLEIMDRFTGRARPPHSLSGGETFLASLALALGLAEVVTSRAGGIRLDTLFIDEGFGSLDAETLDVAMRTLDELRQGGRTVGIISHVEAMKEQIPAQLRVEQTPQGWSVVRQEALAPL; the protein is encoded by the coding sequence ATGAGGATCCACCGCATCGAGATCGAGGGGTTCGGGCCGTTCCGCACGCGGCAGACGATCGATCTCGACGCGTACGCCGCCGACGGGATCTTCCTCATCGGCGGGCGCACCGGGGCGGGCAAGTCGAGCATCCTCGACGCGATCTGCTTCGCCCTCTACGGATCGGTGCCGCGGTACGAGGACGGCGACAAGCGCCTGCGCAGCGATCACGCGCAGCCGGAGGACCCGACGGAAGTGGCCGTCGAGTTCACGACCGGCGGGCGCACGTGGCGCATCGAGCGGTCGCCCGACTACCTGCGCCCCAAGAAGCGCGGCGGGGGCAGCACGAAGCAGCCCGCCGAGGCGCGCATGTTCGAGCGCGTCGGCGGCCAGTGGATCGGCCGCGCCGCGCGTCCCGTCGACGTCGCGCAGCTCGTGGACGAGGTGATCGGGCTCAGCCAGCAACAGTTCCTGCAGGTGATCCTGCTGGCCCAGGGCCGGTTCGCGCGGTTCCTGCTCGCCAAGAACGACGAGCGCCAGGCGCTGCTGCGGACGCTGTTCGGCACCAAGCGCTTCGAGGACTACACGCAGGAGCTCGAGGAGCGGCGCAAGGACGCCATGGCCCGGGTCGAGGCCCGCAGCCAGACCCTCGACGCGCAGCTGGCGGAGGCCGAGCGCACGGCGGGCGAGCTCATCGACCCCGCCGACGCCGAGCCCGCGCTCGAGGAGCGGATCGAGCGACTGGGCCGGGCGGCGCTGCGGGCCCGCCACCTGGCCGAGAGCACCGACGCCGCCGAGCGGACGGCCGCCGCCGCCCTCACGGCGGCCGAGGCCACGCACGCCGAGCGCACCGCCCAGCGCGACGCGCAGCAGCGCCGCGACGCCGCGCGCCTCGCCCTGGCGCAGCTCGAGGCGCGCGCCGACGAGGTCGACGCGGTCCGGGCCGAGCGCGACGCGGCCGTGCGGGCCGAGCCCGTGCGCGGCGCGAAGGAGGCCGGGGAGCGGGCGCTGGCCGCCCTCGCCGCCGCGACGGCGCGGCGCGACGAGGCGCGCGAGGCATGGCGCGCGGCGGGGGAGGCGGACATCGCCGAGGGCCCCGAGGAACTCGACGCGTTCGTCGCCGAGGCGCAGCAGCGGATCGGCGCCTGGCGCCCGCTCGGCGAGGCCGAGGCGCGCCTCGACGCCGCCGCCGCCGCGCTGGCCGAGCTGCGCTCCGCCGCCGAGGCCGCCGCGGCCCGCGCCGCCGAGCTGGACGAGCGCGTGGGCGCGCTCCCCGCCGAGCGCGCGCGCGTGCAGGACGCCCTCGACGCGGCCACCGCGCTCGCGGCGCGCGCCGAGGCGCTGCGCGCGTCGGTCGGCGTGCTCGAGACCCAGCTGGCGGCCGCGCGCTCGATCCCCGAACGCGCCGAGGCGCAGCGGCAGGCGTACGCCGATCTGCAGCAGGCCACGCGGCGCAAGGACGAGGCCGAGGCCCACCTCGCCGACCTGCAGCGCCGCCGATTCGCCGGCATGGCGGGGGAGCTCGCGGCCGAGCTCGTCGAGGGCGAGGCCTGCGCCGTGTGCGGCTCGACGAGCCACCCGGCCCCGGCCGAGCGCGGCGACGATGCCGTGTCGGCCGACGACATCGCCGCCGCCGACGCCGCGCGCCGCGACGCCGCCGCCGCGTACGAGGCCGCGAACGCCGCGCTCGCCGCCGCCGACCGCGCCCACGCCGATGCACAGAAGGACGCCGGCGGTCGCACGGCCGACGACCTCGAGGCCGAGCTCACCGCCGCGCGCGCCGAGCTGCGGACGGCCGACGACGCCCGGGCGACCCGGGAGGCGCTCGTCCAGGAGCGAGCTGCGCTCGAGGCGGAGGCCGCCGAGCACGGCGCGCGCCGCGACGCCCTCATCGCCGAGCGCACGCAGCTCGACGCCCGCATCGCCGCCGCCGCCGAGGCGCTCGAGCGCGACCGTGCGGCGGTGGCCGAGGCCCGCGGCGCCGCGGAGTCGGTCGCGGCGCGCATCCGTGCCGAGGAGCGCCACGCCGCCCTCGCCGCCGCCTCCGCCGAGGCACAGCGCGAGGCGGCGCGCGCCGAGGCCGCCGCCGCGGAGGCCGCCGAGCGGCTGCAGGCCGCCGCCGACGAGGCCGGGTTCGCCGCGGTGGCCGATGCCCTCGCGGCCCTCCGCGGGGCGGGCGAGCGGGACGAGCTCGACGCCCGGGTGCGCGCGTATGATGCGGACCTCGCCGCCACCAAGGCCACGCTCATGGACCTCGAGCTCGAGGTGCTGCCCGACGAGCCCATCGACACCGCCGAGAGTGCCGCCGCCGTCGCCGCCGCCAAGGCCGCGTGGTCGGTCGCCCTCGCCGCGCACACTGAGGCCGCGCAGCGTGCCCGCTCGCTCGAGGACGCCGTCGAGCGGATCGCGGCGGCGCACGCGCAGATCGCCGGCCTCGCCGCCGAGGCCGCCGCCATCCGCCGCCTCGCCGACACCGTCGCGGGCCGCGCGCCCAACGCCAGGCGCATGAAGCTCGAGACGTTCGTGCTCGCGGCCGAGCTCGAGGAGATCGTCGCCGCGGCCAACGTGCGGCTCGCCGAGATGTCGGGCGATCGCTACCGCCTCCAGCACAGCGATGCGCTGGCCGCGCGCGGCGCTGCGAGCGGGCTCGGGCTCGAGATCATGGACCGCTTCACCGGCCGCGCCCGGCCCCCGCACTCGCTGTCCGGCGGCGAGACGTTCCTCGCCTCCCTCGCCCTCGCGCTCGGCCTGGCCGAGGTCGTCACGAGCCGGGCCGGCGGCATCCGGCTCGACACGCTGTTCATCGACGAGGGCTTCGGCTCGCTCGACGCCGAGACCCTCGACGTGGCGATGCGCACGCTCGACGAGCTGCGCCAGGGCGGCCGCACGGTGGGCATCATCAGCCACGTCGAGGCGATGAAGGAGCAGATCCCCGCCCAGCTGCGCGTGGAGCAGACCCCGCAGGGCTGGAGCGTGGTGCGCCAGGAGGCGCTCGCCCCGCTCTGA
- a CDS encoding IS5 family transposase (programmed frameshift) produces MEPLMPTVTGRSRPWTDHRLAIEGMAWKYRTGAPWRDVPERFGKWNSIYKRFNRWAGDGTWQKLLTEVQKQADAAGEIDWVVSIDSTIARVHQHGATLARDTGAVPNHKNPWSEPPDHGIGRSRGGLTTKLHLVCDGRGRPLSMMITAGNINDTTMMSAVLENIRVPRDGKGRPRTRPDRVLADKGYPSRANRAWLRDRRIAATIPERDDQIAHRRKKPGRPIAFGDKQKERYKGRNVVERCFNRLKQWRGIAMRSDKLARNYRAAVSLAAALIWIKTDLR; encoded by the exons ATGGAGCCGTTGATGCCGACGGTGACCGGTCGGTCGCGGCCGTGGACGGATCACCGGCTCGCTATCGAGGGGATGGCGTGGAAGTACCGGACCGGTGCGCCGTGGCGTGACGTTCCGGAACGGTTCGGGAAGTGGAACTCGATCTACAAGCGGTTCAACCGGTGGGCCGGGGACGGCACCTGGCAGAAGCTGCTCACCGAGGTGCAGAAGCAGGCCGACGCCGCTGGGGAAATCGACTGGGTCGTCTCGATCGACTCCACGATCGCGCGCGTGCATCAGCACGGCGCGACCCTCGCCCGGGACACA GGGGCTGTGCCGAATCACAAGAATCCGTGGTCCGAGCCGCCTGATCACGGGATCGGACGCTCCCGCGGCGGGCTGACGACCAAACTGCACCTGGTCTGCGACGGGCGCGGCCGGCCGCTGAGCATGATGATCACCGCCGGGAACATCAACGACACCACGATGATGAGCGCGGTGCTGGAGAACATCCGCGTTCCCCGCGACGGGAAGGGCCGCCCCCGCACCCGCCCCGACCGGGTGCTCGCCGACAAGGGGTACCCCTCAAGGGCGAACCGCGCCTGGCTCCGCGACCGGAGGATCGCGGCGACCATCCCCGAGCGGGACGACCAGATCGCGCACCGCCGCAAGAAGCCGGGCCGGCCGATCGCTTTCGGCGACAAGCAGAAGGAACGCTACAAGGGACGCAACGTCGTAGAACGCTGCTTCAACCGTCTCAAGCAGTGGCGCGGCATCGCGATGCGCTCGGACAAACTCGCCCGCAACTACCGAGCCGCCGTCAGCCTCGCCGCGGCGCTGATCTGGATCAAGACCGATCTCCGCTGA
- a CDS encoding DUF2332 domain-containing protein, whose translation MDELARYYRRWADVESAGLSRTYFEWAHGVADDPEVLALIAPLPTKKRQPNLVFAASRAAGAPVGAYRPWRDWLVAHWDETLPIILSRRTQTNEAGRCATLLPVLSALPGPLALIEVGASAGLCLHPDRYSYRYETEHGIVERHPADGPSEVVLECAIPAAQVPDRLPEIAWRAGIDLDPVDPTDPAQAEWLELLVWPEHEHRRRRLRAATRVAALHPAPIVAGDLRERLPELVAGVPEGLTVVVFHSAVMIYLDQAGRDAFRDLVTSLPVRWVMNEAPLLYPDWADRHGLDVTDGRFVLALDGEPVARTGPHGQSYEPIGG comes from the coding sequence ATGGACGAGCTGGCGCGGTACTACCGGCGGTGGGCCGATGTGGAATCGGCGGGCCTGTCGCGCACCTATTTCGAGTGGGCGCACGGCGTGGCGGACGACCCCGAGGTGCTCGCGCTCATCGCGCCGCTGCCGACGAAGAAGCGCCAGCCGAACCTCGTATTCGCCGCCTCCCGCGCGGCCGGCGCACCCGTGGGCGCGTACCGTCCGTGGCGCGACTGGCTCGTGGCGCACTGGGACGAGACGCTGCCGATCATCCTGTCGCGGCGCACGCAGACGAACGAGGCCGGCCGCTGCGCGACGCTGCTGCCCGTGCTGTCGGCGCTGCCCGGTCCGCTCGCGCTGATCGAGGTGGGCGCCTCGGCGGGGCTGTGCCTGCATCCGGATCGCTACAGCTACCGGTACGAGACCGAGCACGGCATCGTGGAGCGGCACCCTGCCGACGGCCCGAGCGAGGTCGTGCTCGAGTGCGCGATCCCGGCCGCGCAGGTGCCCGATCGCCTCCCCGAGATCGCATGGCGGGCGGGCATCGATCTCGACCCGGTCGACCCGACGGATCCCGCGCAGGCGGAGTGGCTGGAGCTGCTCGTGTGGCCCGAGCACGAGCACCGCCGGCGACGACTGCGCGCGGCGACGCGGGTCGCGGCCCTGCATCCGGCGCCGATCGTGGCGGGCGACCTGCGCGAGCGGCTGCCGGAACTCGTGGCGGGCGTGCCCGAGGGGCTGACGGTCGTGGTCTTCCACAGCGCCGTGATGATCTACCTGGATCAGGCGGGCCGCGACGCGTTCCGCGACCTGGTGACGTCGCTGCCGGTGCGCTGGGTGATGAACGAGGCCCCACTGCTGTACCCCGACTGGGCCGATCGTCACGGCCTCGACGTGACCGACGGTCGCTTCGTGCTGGCGCTGGACGGCGAGCCCGTCGCGCGGACGGGGCCGCACGGGCAGAGTTACGAGCCGATCGGCGGCTGA
- a CDS encoding IS481 family transposase: protein MSHANAALTPRARLRLARLIVEDGWPPSLAAKMFMVSPVTARKWAARFRAEGPTGMTDRSSRPRSMPARTPLPVVKKIVKARWRRRLGPVQIAGELGLPASTVHAVLVRCRINRLSHIDRVSGEPIRRYEHDHPGSLLHVDVTKFGNIPDGGGHRYVGRVQGERNREATATRLQSRNHRYEPRLGTAFVHTVIDDHSRVAYAEICSDEKADTAIGVLRRAVAWFADRGVRVKRVLSDNGSAYKSYAWRDTCTQLGITAKKTRPYRPQTNGKIERFHRTLADGWAYARFYGSEAERRAALPGWLHFYNHHRHHSAIGGPPISRIENNLPGHHT from the coding sequence ATGTCCCACGCTAACGCTGCCCTGACACCACGCGCTCGTCTTCGGCTGGCGCGCCTGATCGTCGAGGACGGCTGGCCGCCGTCCCTGGCGGCGAAGATGTTCATGGTCTCGCCCGTCACAGCCAGGAAGTGGGCTGCCCGGTTCCGAGCCGAGGGGCCGACCGGGATGACGGACCGATCGAGCCGCCCACGGTCGATGCCGGCGAGGACACCGCTGCCCGTGGTCAAGAAGATCGTGAAAGCGAGGTGGCGACGCCGTCTCGGCCCGGTCCAGATCGCTGGCGAGCTCGGTCTGCCCGCCTCGACCGTCCACGCAGTCCTGGTGCGATGCCGGATCAACAGACTCAGCCATATCGACCGGGTCAGCGGTGAGCCGATCCGCCGGTACGAGCATGATCATCCCGGCTCGCTGCTCCACGTCGACGTCACCAAGTTCGGCAACATCCCCGATGGCGGCGGGCACCGTTACGTCGGCCGAGTCCAGGGCGAGCGCAACCGCGAGGCCACCGCTACCCGTCTGCAGAGCCGGAACCACCGCTATGAGCCGCGCCTGGGCACCGCGTTCGTTCACACCGTCATCGACGACCACTCCCGCGTCGCCTACGCCGAGATCTGCTCGGACGAGAAAGCGGACACCGCGATCGGTGTCCTGCGCCGCGCCGTCGCCTGGTTCGCCGACCGTGGCGTCCGCGTCAAGCGTGTCCTCTCGGACAACGGCTCCGCCTACAAGTCATATGCCTGGCGCGATACCTGCACCCAGCTCGGAATCACGGCGAAGAAGACCCGCCCCTACCGGCCGCAGACGAATGGGAAGATCGAGCGGTTCCACCGCACCCTCGCCGATGGTTGGGCATATGCCCGGTTCTACGGATCAGAAGCCGAGCGCCGCGCGGCGCTTCCGGGTTGGTTGCACTTCTACAATCATCACAGGCACCACTCCGCGATCGGAGGCCCGCCTATCAGCAGGATCGAAAACAACCTACCTGGACATCACACCTAG
- a CDS encoding alpha/beta fold hydrolase: protein MPFPAAEPPARPFTHDGATLVWEERGAGAATFLLIHGIGMGRSVFAGLAERLSHHGRVIAIDLPGYGEAPEPPRTPTVERLADLVAAFVRAERVSEPVIVGHSMGTQVAVEVAARHPALRPRVVLIGPTVEAGRRRAFTQLRLLGADLLGESLKVLLIGAREYLRAGPHLRQKMRAMLTHAPERAYPRVERPALVIRGEDDLVAPHDWCRRVADTLPHGELREVPRSGHETMIRDPDPSADLIVDWLRRA from the coding sequence ATGCCGTTTCCCGCCGCCGAGCCGCCCGCGCGACCGTTCACGCACGACGGGGCCACGCTCGTGTGGGAGGAGCGGGGTGCCGGCGCCGCCACGTTCCTGCTCATCCACGGCATCGGCATGGGCCGCAGCGTGTTCGCCGGGCTCGCCGAGCGGCTCTCGCACCACGGCCGCGTGATCGCGATCGACCTGCCCGGCTACGGCGAGGCGCCCGAGCCGCCCCGCACCCCCACGGTCGAGCGGCTCGCGGATCTCGTGGCGGCGTTCGTGCGGGCCGAGCGCGTGAGCGAGCCGGTGATCGTCGGGCACTCCATGGGCACGCAGGTCGCCGTCGAGGTCGCCGCCCGCCATCCCGCCCTGCGCCCGCGCGTGGTGCTCATCGGTCCGACGGTCGAGGCGGGCAGGCGCCGCGCGTTCACGCAGCTGCGGCTCCTCGGCGCGGATCTCCTCGGCGAGAGCCTGAAGGTGCTCCTCATCGGCGCCCGCGAGTACCTGCGCGCCGGCCCGCACCTGCGTCAGAAGATGCGGGCGATGCTCACGCACGCCCCCGAACGGGCGTACCCGCGGGTCGAGCGGCCGGCGCTCGTGATCCGCGGCGAGGACGACCTCGTCGCGCCCCACGACTGGTGCCGCCGCGTCGCCGACACCCTCCCCCACGGAGAGCTGCGCGAGGTGCCGCGCAGCGGACACGAGACGATGATCCGCGATCCGGACCCCTCCGCCGACCTGATCGTCGACTGGCTCCGCCGCGCCTGA
- a CDS encoding nucleoside deaminase: MDLASLPQSFTIALPEWVAEELAALPEQLPAVEERMALAHRLADRNWREGTGGPFAAVVAERATGRIVSVGVNAVLSSGVSSAHAEVTALGLAQARLGAWDLGGAGVAEHELVVNARPCVQCYGATLWSGVRSLVIGVDGPEVEALTTFDEGPMVEDWIEQFAARGISVTTDLLHDEGVAVLTAYRRAVDAGEVTVYNARTGV; this comes from the coding sequence ATGGACCTCGCGTCGCTGCCGCAGAGCTTCACGATCGCGTTGCCCGAGTGGGTGGCCGAGGAGCTCGCCGCGCTTCCTGAGCAGCTTCCCGCCGTCGAGGAGCGCATGGCGCTGGCCCACCGGCTCGCCGACCGCAACTGGCGCGAGGGCACCGGCGGGCCGTTCGCGGCCGTGGTGGCCGAGCGTGCGACCGGCCGGATCGTGTCGGTCGGCGTGAACGCCGTCCTCTCCAGCGGCGTCTCGTCCGCCCACGCCGAGGTCACCGCCCTCGGCCTCGCCCAGGCTCGCCTCGGCGCCTGGGACCTGGGCGGCGCCGGCGTGGCCGAGCACGAGCTCGTCGTCAACGCCCGCCCGTGCGTGCAGTGTTACGGCGCCACGCTGTGGTCCGGGGTGCGCTCCCTCGTCATCGGCGTGGACGGCCCCGAGGTCGAGGCGCTCACCACGTTCGACGAGGGCCCCATGGTCGAGGACTGGATCGAGCAGTTCGCCGCCCGGGGCATCAGCGTCACGACGGACCTCCTGCACGACGAGGGCGTGGCGGTGCTCACCGCCTACCGCCGGGCCGTCGACGCCGGCGAGGTCACGGTCTACAACGCGCGCACCGGGGTCTGA
- a CDS encoding exonuclease SbcCD subunit D, with translation MRILHTSDWHIGRTFHGNATLDALRGVLDALTAQVREHGVDVVVIAGDVFDSATPAAACYSMLTDVLRGISAAGAQIVLTSGNHDNAARLGFMAPLLRDGIHVVTDAASVGTPVTIDDAHGPVHFYGIPYLEPIMVRGLWPDAGIRTQEQAIAHAMGLVNADRAARGERSVVASHCFAAGVEASPGVEREIRTDLRQGSLDVVPISAFDGPDYVALGHIHGRSRLGEHVRYSGAPLHYSFSEAGKPRGSWLVDLDAGGLAQVAWLELPVPRPLVTLRGTLEELLSDPAHEAHADAWVCAVLTDATPQPDPMRRLQQRFPHCATIQLDPQNRADDDGLSYRARVVAARSDSELIDTFLTHVREGEGATADEAELLADVIAARAAADRDETVPA, from the coding sequence ATGCGGATCCTGCACACCTCGGACTGGCACATCGGCCGGACGTTCCACGGGAACGCCACGCTCGATGCGCTGCGCGGTGTGCTCGACGCCCTCACGGCGCAGGTGCGGGAGCACGGGGTCGACGTGGTCGTCATCGCCGGCGACGTGTTCGACTCCGCGACGCCCGCGGCGGCGTGCTACTCGATGCTCACCGACGTGCTGCGCGGCATCAGCGCCGCCGGCGCGCAGATCGTGCTCACGAGCGGCAACCACGACAACGCGGCGCGGCTCGGCTTCATGGCGCCGCTGCTGCGCGACGGGATCCACGTGGTCACCGATGCGGCGAGCGTCGGCACGCCGGTCACGATCGACGACGCGCACGGTCCCGTCCACTTCTACGGCATCCCGTACCTCGAGCCGATCATGGTCCGCGGCCTGTGGCCCGACGCGGGCATCCGCACGCAGGAGCAGGCGATCGCGCACGCGATGGGCCTCGTGAACGCCGATCGCGCCGCGCGCGGCGAGCGCTCGGTGGTGGCCTCGCACTGCTTCGCGGCCGGCGTCGAGGCGAGCCCGGGGGTGGAGCGCGAGATCCGCACCGACCTGCGGCAGGGGTCGCTCGACGTCGTGCCGATCTCGGCCTTCGACGGCCCCGACTACGTCGCGCTCGGTCACATCCACGGCCGCTCGCGGCTGGGCGAGCACGTGCGCTACAGCGGCGCGCCGCTGCACTACAGCTTCAGCGAGGCCGGTAAGCCCCGCGGGTCCTGGCTGGTCGACCTCGACGCCGGCGGCCTCGCGCAGGTCGCGTGGCTCGAGCTGCCCGTGCCGCGCCCGCTCGTCACGCTGCGCGGCACGCTCGAGGAGCTCCTGTCCGATCCGGCGCACGAGGCGCACGCCGACGCGTGGGTGTGCGCGGTGCTCACCGACGCGACGCCGCAGCCCGACCCGATGCGGCGGCTGCAGCAGCGGTTCCCGCACTGCGCGACGATCCAGCTCGACCCGCAGAATCGCGCCGACGACGACGGGCTCAGCTACCGCGCGCGGGTGGTCGCCGCCCGCAGCGACAGCGAGCTGATCGACACCTTCCTCACGCACGTGCGCGAGGGCGAGGGCGCCACGGCCGACGAGGCCGAGCTGCTCGCCGACGTCATCGCCGCGCGCGCCGCCGCCGACCGCGACGAGACGGTGCCCGCATGA